ccCCCATCTCTGCTACCATCGCACATGCGATagttttgttcgcaaatgcgaacttggaCTTCCGCAATTGCGACTAtttaatcgcaaatgcgaactacccTCCCCCAAtaccacttcgcaaatgcgaactacttGTTCGCGAATGCGAACCTGACAGAAGACACGaacgttcgcaaatgcgaacactgattGCGAGGTCAGAGACCTGCACCAGAGCCAGATTGCACCAGCTATTTTCCTAAGTCAACAACCACTCCGAAgtctatccgaaacttacccgagccctcgggtctccaaaccaaacatgcacacaagttcaaaaatatcatacgaactcgctcgcgcaatcaaacaccaaaataatacctagaactatgaatcagacaccaaaacgaatgaaattttcaataaaacttaagAACATACAACTTTTcaaccagacgtccgaatcacgtcaaatcaactccgttttacaccaaattttgcagataagtcataaatactgaaGTGAACTTATACCAAGTTTCGGAACCCGAAACCGGActcggtagcaacaaagtcaaactacggtacTTGGAATTTCTTTAAACatttaaacttctagttttcaacaatatatgataaatcaagttagggactttcgaattcgatttcgggcatacacccaagtcccaaatcacgatacggacccactggaACCGTCAAAACACTAGTCAGGATCCGTTTgttcaaaacgttgaccgaagttaactcaaatgagttttaaggcacgatttcacattttcgtcaatttttcacataaaaactttccggaaaaagacacagactgcgcacacaaatcgaagaAGGTTAAACGGGGCTATTCGGAGTTTCGAAATACAGAATTGAGGGtaaaaactataaatgacctatcgggtcatcacataaaTATATCTGGTGGCATGAGCGTAGAATTAACGAGTGATTAGTGTTGAAATCTAGAGACAAAGAGAAGTGAATTTAAACATATATAAATCTTTGTTCAACAATAAGTATATGAAAATCCATTTCTAACAGCCGTTTGTTGTGTTAATAAATCATGTTTTCCTTCCAAAAAGTTGTCCCTTGCTGTTGTGTGCTTGACCTGCTTTATACTTCTAAATGCTTTTCACATGTAAAGAGACATCCTCAGTTTTTTCTCCTTAGAAACAAAAAAGGGACCGCCAATTAATTTCTTTTTCTCCATCGTCTCTACGAGAAAAGGTTTCTTTATTGGAAAATTTTAGAGCATAGCCATCAATAAAAGTCGATGCAGTTAACCTAAAATCAGCCAAAGGTAAGCTCAACAAGGAAACCATGCAAAATAGTATTATTTAAGTCCCCAATTTTACGAAAGTTAATTTAACTAAACTTTGAAGCTAAATTTAATTAGAACTCAAAATTTTAAAACTAAAGTCTAAATATTGCACAACTATACAAAAAGTAGCATAAATTAGAATTCTTGTTAGGTTAATACAATAAAAAATACATTTTAAAATATCGGGGTCAAGTTCATACTTTTGAATTTCAAGAAGCGaaaaaacaataaataatttGGACCGAGGGATCGTACCAAATAAAAAACATATTCATCAAAAGAGTGTACCAACCATCTGTATAATATATTCTTCAAATAAAAAACTAAAGTAAGTCTCATGAATTACATCTGATTTCGTCAAACACCTATTTTTGATATTACCCTTAAAACCTCTTGCTAACATATATTTATTAAAAGTATGTCACCAAATTATCTTCGTGTTTGGGACAAAGGCGTAGTAATTTTTGTCCCTTATTCCCTAATCATGTCCAAAGTGTCTCCCAAGCTGCATATACACTGTTATCTTCCAAAAACAGGCTGGTATTTCCATACTCATTGCTGCTAATTTCTTGAAATTCTGATACTTCCATGCAAACTAAGGCTAGCAAATTAGAATTTTGGCATTTTAAATTCAAGATTTCTGCTTGTGACTTGGCGAATTCTGCTTGAAGCTCACTTATTTGCTTTTGCAATTGGCAAATAACACCAGCACAACCATAAACTGGATCTCTGATTCTGGCATTTGCCTCATACACCATACTGTTCACAGCATCTGCTCTTTGTTCCTCTGGTAGCTCCTGCAAATTTCGAGGTTTTCAATATTCATCAACTTCAAACAATTTCtactttctttaaaaattaagattaaaaaaattattgataaattgaaatttgAGTTTAATGACAACCTCAATCTATATCAAGAATATTACTGATTTCAGCTATTTAATTAGTTGtatgcaactgatcaaataggatATCTGATTTGTGTTACAAGAATATTATTAGCACGTCTAAATGGTAGAAAAGGCCGAGCAGAAGAAATTATTTATAATGTACGTAacacaataaatcaaacaccATTAAATTTAAAATGAGGGGATGGAAATCTCAATCATTTTGTGTGCGTGTGTGTTGGGAggttttttggggggggggggggggtgatctTGTTAGCTTATCAAAGTTGATCTTAAAGAAAAGGTATAAATCATTGTAATTAAAATTAGATCATGGAAAATTATAGCTACGTGTAGAATGTGAAAAAGAACAAGGCAAATGATAAAAGAAGTCTCACAACACTtggctagcgtttggccatagattcccaaatttattttgaaaaatctgatttgggtgaagtttggtttgaagatgaaaatgtgtttggacatctattttgggtgaagtttggtttagAAAAACATGAAACCGACTTAttcccacaagttctaaaaactatcacaaatacccaacaataccattatcaataacattcattatattatcgcaaaccatagtcccgagcataaataaatttgatacaaaattatcatttttataatgaactacatgatacactattagatgaccgagaagacgaagcaacatcgttacaaaataataaatagtgggctcttttataaaatataaaagtttggggcaatttttaaaaaatataatagtgatattttggcccaaaaccagctattgagctggttttaAGATTTAGGATTTGAGATTTGgccaaaatataggcaaaatctatggccaaacatgtggtTGACAAATAAAATACAAATTTATTTTGTCAAAATCTATGGCTCTTTAAAAATGACCAGTTTAAGTCCAAAGAAGAAATGACCAACTAAAAGAAAGCATCATTATTGCAAATTAAAAAAAAGGAGGGTGGGGGGCAAAAATCCAAAAACGCCAAAAATCAAGAAAGTTCAGCTGTGTACTTGTGTCTATGTTCACATCTCAACACATGATGAATGAAAGTGAAAAGAGTTCTTAACTTTTATAACACtgattataattatatttataaaaacaAAAACTAGTAACCGGAAAGATAGGTTGATTACCCTCCGTCTCATAttaaaatatactataatataaaaaaattctTTACACTATATGTAAATAAAGTTAAAATCCTGCAAAAATCAAGAATGAAGCCAAGATATAAATACCTGCAACATTTTGATGATGTTGCTAGCACCAAAAACTCTATGAGCAATGGTAAATTTAAGGGGATCAGTGGGAGGAAAATAGGGTGCCAATACACATTTGTCAACACATCTCCTGCGCAGGATTTTGCAAGCAGCACAGGGAGTAAGAATCACTGGTGGTGGTGGTGAAAAAGGAGGAGCTGATAATATGCTTTTGGGAGATAATAATCCACTACTTGTTGTAGTTGCAGAAACAATATTAGGTGAGTTTTTTGAGGATGCAATTAGTGAAGAAATGGTGGTGGTTTTGTTATCACTGCATTCCATTTTGATGGGATGGAGGAAGTGTAGTTAAATAATGAACTTTATGTGGAGTCTATAATGATCACTTTGGTGAGATTTGAGAGTTAGTGTGATGACAATATATATAGAGAGATGGAGGAAATTTTCCTAGGGCCGATTGGGACTTTTTTGAAGAGTTTAGCTTCTATTCATCTTATAGATAATTATAGGTAGATGTTCATAAAAAGTGAAATTAGTAACTTGAAAAAATGAAATATGTTATCCGTTTCAACTGGCTGAAATATGTCGGTattggaaaaaaataattatactgTTAATATATAAAAGATTAAAtccttttgagaaaaataagtttaattttttattaattcaCTTACATTGGTTGAATTTTCGTATTCTATAAAGTTAAGTTGTCGTACAACAACACATATTTTTGCTAGCAAGTATGATATATAACTTAATTAGAATTAAAATAAGATAATAATCTGTTATGGTCGATTGAATTGCAATGATCCAAAGAAAATTAAACTTACAAGAAAAAGTCTCCTTGGGCATTTTTCTTCCAAATTATTGAAAAAAACTTTGAGTGACCACAATTTCCTCATTTTTGAGGAATAATGACGTCATTTTGTGTCATTGGTTGACGTAATTTTTAAGGCAAATCACTAACATCCTACTATAGTTTGAACTTGATTTTTTTCTCAATACATATATTTTAACCAGCATCTGTATTTACTTTTTTGTGTCTCAATTAACAAGTTTAATTAGTTGCAGCTTAAAGATTAAAGAAAGGAGAATAGTTTCTAATTAGATAGATACTTGAAATAAATCTCGGATAATTTGTATTTGTATTAGAAATAGAAATATATCTCATCAAAGAAAAACCAAAAATTATAACATATAAGAGAGAAGAAGAATGCGGGAAGCTAccagctatgtccatttataagtagcttattacaaaaattgatcaattcataaaatattactaattagCCAATTAACTACTTGTagccaaaaaatattaaatttttgctttctttcgAGTGTGTGTTATTAGGATAGATTAGGTACATCTTTAAAAGCTTGAATCTCAATTCtgggatgatttggtggagttttgaggtggtttgaattgaaaattcgaattagaatatgaacatgaaaaaaatgatatgtgtatctCGTTGTGTATCATTTgtatatcacatatgtatcatatttgtatcaaatatgtatcacatgtatacctatgtgtgagatacatgcgtgatacatgtttgatacatgtgtcgcaaaAGAATTTTTtcaactcgattttaactacgaattttgataccaaatcaatccaaatcacctccaatctttctcaaattttgtatattgactcatctatatgtttttaATGATTTTCAACCATATCCGTTGAAAATGTTTctttttttgcttagatttttgaaatcttgtatatatattttttttgtatttcatcacttTTGCTACCTCCTCCATGAAATttcctttccgtcttgcatctaatgttgttgATCATGCTTAAAAATATGAAAGGAGATCTTTGCGTGTAATTCTTGGAGAGAAGAATCTTATTTATTTggattttcaatttttatatgtgcttggtTAGTTTTGGTAAGTTTATGATTAGTGGCTAGGGGTCGGTAAGTTGGAACTTATTTGAGACATTTTTGTAAGATTTCCTAAGAATGCTTTAGTTGAGTTATTGCATATTTGCCGGCACATTAGCTTTAAACGATCCTTACTTATAAGGTAATTAAGAGACCAACAACTTTTTAAAATGGAATTCCacatatttttaatatttagatTTATTTGAGTTTTGAATTATGAATAATGGTTAAATATAGGACACAAAAATCAAACATATTTTAACTCGTTAGAAGCACTAATGAAGGAGCAAAAGACCACGAAGTTGTTGATTGACTGATAGTTTTGTAGAATGGATATGAGAAAAAGGTAAAAACTTAGGGCTATATGATATTGATGATGTACCTATTTATATCAAACCAATAATTATCGATTAACTATAGTTAAATGATATATATTCTCATTTTAATTAGTTAGTGACTCTTAAGAGTAACTCATTAATTTAATGTAAACTGTGTATACGTATAAGTACTTATTTGAGAAAAAATGGTAAAATTTAAAAGTTCTAAGATTAAGAATATTGGACAAATCAAGATAAGCGGCAAAAAGGCAAGAAGAAAATCTCAACCTTTGTCACTGTTAGTGGTGGCAAAATagataaaagaaaatagttatccacccatattatcaattaaaaaataggttggataatgaatcttttaaaaatgggtcaaatatggataagaaccatattatcaaattagaaaatggataactttCACATTtgtaaagcataaaattgggtgttcttcaagtttgggagactaaaaATTATTCTAAAAGTGATCATTTTCAAGAAGttatggataatatggatattcatattatccgCCAGTTAACCCGTCTTTTATCCTTATTAAATATGATTcaggtcggataatttatctatttttacATTACCGATTTTGAGTTGcccatatccgacccgacccacCGGTTTGCTACCCCAAGTCACCACCAAAATTGTAGTGGTATGAATATGATTTCTACACTCTTAATAAAAGGTTTCGAGTTAAAGACTTAGAATcatgggaattaaaaaaaaatcggATAGGAAACGCCATTGCCCTTTTATGGGCTCTACGcggcaaaaatatatatatttttaaaaaaaatctcaaCCTTAGTCGAAAATGTGGACCGTCTAAATGTGAAAATGCTAAAAAGTGATGGATatcatttaatataaaattttctATTATAGAACAAACCAACTTTGATTATTTTACTTATTTGTGAAAGCCTAACTATATTTGATTTCAGCTTTTCTTTATGTATTTCTGTTAGTtctttcttttaaaataaaatgactaCTACCTAATATTCGATCATGTGATATACTTTAGTGTTAATGTAAGTCAACAAGACAAGTATTCTCTCTgaaaaaaaacattttttttcttttacaactTTTTAAAGGCTCATGACTCTAGGCGAAataaaataatacgttaaaaagATTCCACTAGCGTCAGAAATCCAAGAAATTCTGTTTTATCATATACAGAATAATTCAAATTGGTTGTGAAGTGATGATATAACATTAAACTGGATAAACAATTCAGATGCACTTACCGTTCGTGATCTCAAAATTCTATTTAATACTAATAAGAACttaaaaaaattcattttatatACAGAAAAATTTATTCTTAAACCTTCTCCTCTTTCCCTTATTTACCATTGTCACTAAAAAAAACTACTCCAATTTACATTAATGTAATAATAATGCATGACATTTACATCTAATTGATGAAGTTAGAGTTATGTGTACCAAACACTTTCATTTTTAGCTGGTTGTTCGTCTTCTTTAGAGAAGCAAAATTCATAAATCATTTATTTTACACTAATTTTTAGTGACAAAATTAACAAATTAAAGATCAGCATCATATCCATTAATCTAAAAAATAGGTCTACAGAAAATTCAACAGAATTAAAAGTAGTTcaagaaaatttaatttattcaaCTTTTTGTTGTATATACTATATACATGTGGCTCTTAATTAGCTCTATGTTTTATTTCCTATTTAGGGAAattccatttttcatttttcctAGTTTCAGAATGTCATGACAGGACATGACATAAATTCCTCGATTAGTGCTAAGAAATTAATATAAGGAATGTATTTATTCTTCACCCCTACACCCCAAACTAGATTATTTGCATGACCAGCAGAATTCCATTTGGCATTTATTGATTggacaataaataaataaatcttaaAAGCAGTTAAAGAATGCCACGTCGTCAAAAATTTGACCTACCGGAATTAAGTCGATTCCGGTGCCGACTTTTTACTAAGGAATTATGACTATTCAGATGCAGCCATATAATAATAGCTAATTAAACACCTTATTCTTCCAGCTACCATTTACTAACTATATTGATGActtggccattttttgaaaaggACTTAAACGATTctagaaatagaagaaaaatacGAAAAAAAAGAATATAATTATTATACTATATTACAAAGGTCTTCACGTAGTTAAAGACTGTTGAGGCTCGTGTTTAACGAGTATAGTGACTGTATTTCTACTCCTGCACAGCTCGATCACTACCCTGATGGACTCGTTTAGTAGCGTACGCAAGACTTTAATGAGGTGTATTATTTATTTTTGCAATTCATTTCATATATGAGTTTGGGTTTGAAGATATAAAATATTAAGACTTTATTTCCTATTTTATCTTGGTATATATTTACTCGCACTATTTTTCAACTTGTATCGAATTGTACATATTTATGCTATTTTATTTATAAAGAAGGCTAAAATCTTAGATATTTCCTCAAACTTGGCACGATTTGTTGACATGATGGAGTACTTAGCTTCTGGTCCAAAATACAAACTTAGTGGCTAATCATGTAATAGagtattgtatttattttttgcCATTTCGGTAAAGAGTAGCTAATGGATCAAACTGTATGGttagaggttcattttgtattGGGCACCCGACTAAGGCCcactttataaatatatggtGTTGGGTCTAACAGGATTCATCtggccattttctctcattttcatttcTCGGGTTGAGCAAATTTCCTCTCTTCTTCTCTATCAAACCCTAATGAAATTCCCCCATTTCTGCTCGATCTAGATTGTTGTCATGGTACCAGAGCAGGTTTTCTGCCTTTACTCACGCTCATTCATTGCGCATCTTACCCCTCATTTGTTTCACCGGCATTTGGTGGTTTTCCGATCATCGGTGGTTGTCGAGACTTGAGTTGATTGTTCGATTTTTCTTGGGGTTTCTTCATTAATTTGTGGATTTTCATCTTAACGTTTGGATTATTTCCAATGTTCGCGTTTAGATTTGGTTTCTCTAGTGTGGTTACTTGCACGGTGAACGTGTTAGGGTTTGACTTGATTAACCAGTGGTACTCTTCTCTCTAAAGTTCGTTCTTCTCCTGTAGCGGAGAAGGCTGGAAAACTCATTCTTTTCTCTTGATCTTGATCTCTTTgaataaaattatatttctttTGCTGTCGTGTTATTGTGTTGGTATATCATTCATTTGCATGTTTTCTGATTGAGACTTATCATGGGAACACCTGATACTTTTTTCCTGATCCTTCCAGTCCTTTGTTTGTCCATTCCACTAATATCCCCAGAATTTCCTTAGTACATGTTCCTTTTTTCGGAGAGTGGCTTTGGGGGGTGGAAAAGGAAGATTAGAGTTGCCTTGTCAGCTAAAAATAAGACAGCCTTTGTTGATGGTACATGCTCTTGGCCAAATATTAGTGGTCCTTAACAGACGATATGGGACAGGTGCAACAATATGGTGGTATCTTGGATGACTACTTCCCTCTCCCCTGAAATAGGAGAAAGTGTTCAGTAATCTGAGAAAGCTCAAAGTATTTGGACACAGTTACAAGGTAGGTATGAGACTGCAAATAGAACAACGATAAGTGAACTTAAACGAAAATTAGCCTATACTTCTTAGAGAGCATTGGATATAGCCTCCTACTTTAATAAGTTGAAGAAACTTTGGGATGAACTAGGGGTAATTTGCACCAATCGTGCACAAAGGTACATTTGTGCTGTTATGCGTGGTACTCAATAGGAGGATTAGGAAATAGGCTTTTCCAATTCCTGATGGGTTTAAATGAGATATATGTGGGAGTTAGGAGCAATCTACTTATGATGCAGCCTCTACCAAGTCTTGATAGTGCATATAACATACTccttaataataaaaaataaaaataagttcaGTCTAATTTTTAGGGTTTATTCATTATCTTTCAATGTTAATACCAATGCAAAGGTTGGTCCTAATCTTGGTGTCAGTCCTGTTGTAGCTTTCAATACTTCCCTTCCCAGGAAATATCCATAAAGGATAAATTTTGACCAGAACAAGCTGAATCTATTCTGCAAATACTGTAAGAAGTTTGGCCATTTAATTGATAATTTCTTGAAATTTCATTGGTTTTCACAAAATTCTAAAGTTTTCAAAGG
This sequence is a window from Nicotiana tomentosiformis chromosome 5, ASM39032v3, whole genome shotgun sequence. Protein-coding genes within it:
- the LOC104105177 gene encoding LOB domain-containing protein 1-like, translated to MECSDNKTTTISSLIASSKNSPNIVSATTTSSGLLSPKSILSAPPFSPPPPVILTPCAACKILRRRCVDKCVLAPYFPPTDPLKFTIAHRVFGASNIIKMLQELPEEQRADAVNSMVYEANARIRDPVYGCAGVICQLQKQISELQAEFAKSQAEILNLKCQNSNLLALVCMEVSEFQEISSNEYGNTSLFLEDNSVYAAWETLWT